tcaaggttctttcgattcttttagacaataattcgacctttcccagtaaatttggcgagtacaaacggtctctcgaattatgccttcaggatacaatgaagccctaacaccgtaatcgaattcaaggattgtacttccttgacccgaccaagaattacactgtataaggttctgaagatgctttttagagaagaagaaaatagattgtttttgatgtattggaatgggagaacatcttcgctacttatagcgatattcatgcctgttggtagtgtcgtttcatcaccaacagacgcttccaaaagccattaatggtggcttatgggaagagacgcgtcggttcaattttgaatggaaacttttaggttttacaaagtaaaaccaaaaaaaaactccACGAGACGCTGTCTCGGACTCTGCTAGGGGGCGTCGCCCCCTAAACCCCACAACCGGTCAGGTCGATCACCGTATAATTCTGCGTAGCGGCAAACCtcgaaaatatccaacaaaaccTTGAAACCCTAGACCACTTAACGTGCATTTACGCACGCTAAGGGATTCCAAATTCTTGCAATTCCGACCGACAGCTTCCCATCCTTCTAGCTTCACATCCTGACAGTCTATTAAGACGAGCTCCTTTAATAAAGGGCAACCTTTTGAAATCGTAACAACAGCTCTAGTATTAATAGATCTTTCAAATCGGTCCATGCATCTCCGCACGTCAAGGGATTCCAAATTCTTGCAATTCCGAGCAATAGCTTCACATTCTCACAGTTTTCCAGGATGAGCTCTTTTAATAAAGGGCAACCTTTTGAAATCGTAACAAGTGCTTCGGTATTAATAGATGCTTCATATGGTGCCAAGAGACACAGATGTTCAATCCCACCACCACTAACAATTGCTTTAACCCCCTGTGATTTAAATCTGCACTGGCTTGCTTCAAGACGGGTTAAGGTCTTTGGGTAGTTAAGAAAGCCAATACCAGTTATTTTGGTGCAGCATCCAATACAAAGCGAATGCAGTTCTCGACAATTTTGTAAGAGAAATCTTATTCCTGAATCAGTAATAAATTGACAACCCCAGAGTTGGACCTGCTTTAAGGATGAACAACATCTTGCTAGGGCCTCTAAACCCTTATCAGTTATATAAGAACGTGATAAACTTATATATCTCAAACGAGGGAACCATGAAAACATAATAGACAACTCGATATCTGAATACTTAATGCAGTAACATAAGCGCAGATCTTGAACTTTGGATTCAAAGCAGAACGGTGGCTTTGATGTAACAGAATCCGTTATCTTAGGGCTCCTACTTAGAGACAAATATTTGAGATGTTGGAATCGGCTCAACAACTTATAAAGAACTATCGGAAAGCTATCATCAACACTAGTTCTTCCATCCTTTTTACGACCACGAAATGCTAAGAATTCTTGATTGTTGTTTTGAATATTAAGCCATTGACGACAAGTTAAACCAAAGGAATTACGATCTCTAGTTTTTAAGCACTTAATGATAAGATTTAGACAGTCGTCGGGGAGGTATGAGGTTCTAAGGGTTTCGCAGGGACGGCCATCATCTTCAATACCATCGTTGTTGTTGTTCGTCCCTTGTTGTACTGCTTTTGCAGTAGGGATCTTACCAAACCCTTGGTTGTACTTGCCACTGGATAACAAACTCATCATAAATAATCTTGTCGACTTACCTGTATAACGTATATTCGATTCAAAAtacaacaaaaaaacaacaaataaatatAGTAAATATAATTCGAAGTACTAAAACAAACAAAAAGTAATACCTttggcttcttcttcttccgcaGTAGGGTTGCAGATTAATATTGCAGAGGCAAGAGGAGTCCAATGGGTTCTTTACTTCTTATTAGGAGCTTATTTGAAACGGTTTCTGTTTTAGGTATTATACTTGCTGAATTGTTATTTCATTACCTAGTTACGTGAAGGGATGTCTAACTTATAATGAACTGACCCAATCCATAGAGAGATTTGAAAGTTCTTGAATGTGAATCGCACttattacaattttttttttgcattgaaATCTTATCACCATTTTGTTGGATACTCTCTCAAAAAATACGATGCTTACATGAAACAAGTAATATGTCCAAATGGAAGTTATTAGGAGAAGAAGTTGTTTGAAAAGAAAGAAACTTGGGACTAGTCCCCTCAGTAAAATCGTGATTTCTGAAAAGTATGATGAATATTTGTCTGAAGTTAATCGACTACTCATTAATGAAAATGCCAATATGAGATGGACCACTAGTACTATGTCTTATCCACTGGTTCTGCCAAATGAATGCTAAAAATCCCACACTATGCTAGCTCAAACAAATTGAAAGTTTGAGGGCTCATGTCAGTCCACAAGTTTGCTACCTGATATATATTTCCATAatggaaaatgagtcatttgtccaaatattcttaaaacatgattttaatggacgagtaaaaattagtatgggcgaAATGGAtacaaaaaaatagtaaggatgaaactggattcatcctggcttaaacttaaaaaatagcgaggatgaaactagatgcatcctgatgtaaattaaaaataaaaaaaaatatatttgaaaatgggtaggatgaaactgtttacatcctgactatttttatatttttgtccatttaaacagtatcaaactttagatgtctttttcacccaggaattattgattttggtctttttaaccaattttgtgtttcccATAAGATGCTTTGCCATCGAAAATGTCTTCCCTGGCGAAAATAAAGTAGAACATGTacttgggtgcaataatcaaaaacaaagaaaaatcaaataagcaaaagttattaatATTtaactcctttataatggaagtgattgatttgatgaaacgaacgaGCTCTCcagatctccgcaacagcaacaaggcaaaactttggaaaaacagagtgagtcacgtgttcaatacgttgcccttaagacattagttcccggctacactcaagagtgatgttatagccctcacagaACGGATATCTCctggataaaacaccctactacacctactattagcatatgtagtagatgctcaacttgagcttggcaactccgaaaaaacccttaatgaaaatcgcgaacgcataagaaaacaatataaaatattttttcttggggtccctctaaaatatagagcaacccctttcccatagattttacaaaagtagtgaatttctttatataatggaataatacaacttaaaaagatgaactccccgatgtgagactaaaaagcttatatagtctcttaaaacaactaaaaagtggaaactccacggtgtgggactaataagtttttcattcacaaaagaaaacaataaattataatttttattaaaactttaaaaatcatattttattaatcgttttcgaACAGAACACTCTAAGAATTTCAGATTTACTACTCATCTAGGTGTGCAAAGTACAAAAACACACTAAATGATACTCTCTCCGTTCCTTTTATtatgctggttttgtttttagagaaatttgaggaaattaagagaactaatcattgaaagtcgtcctcatgacacttgtcaataaaagaagtgaaatgaAATGGTCCCATGACACATGtgagcaaaagaagtaaagtgaaatggtccacatgacacttgtcatcaaaagaaattaagagaaaagtggtcccaaaaaattaaagtaacatttgacttttccaATTAAGAAACCAGTctattttttgaaacatttatttatagaaaccaacatatcaaaaaaacggagggagtataatattAAAGTTCATTCAGTCCGTCAGTCGGGGACACTCGACTCAACAAAAAGATAGAGCACTGTGTCAGAACAAAGGGCAGACAATGTGTACAGGGACCTAACTGATCACAAAGTACATGCATCATTTACTCTCATCCTCACCAAGAGAATTCAATGATATAAGACAACCAGGATCATTGTATGCGGGGTCGGTCCTGAGATATTTTTGCCCCGAAGCAAATCGAAAGAGTGTTGTCCCCAAAGAGCATTAGCCGCATAACAACATAATTTTGATTGTAAGTTgtttcaataaaaaaataaattcccTACTGAAAAACCAAACATGCTGATTCACATTTGACCATCAATGATCCATTCTCTATGAATACCATATTGAAATAGGACCATCAATGATCCATTCTCTATGAATACTGTATTGAAATAGGGAAACACAAGTATATTGTCCAAATATTCGCATAGGAAGGCGAAGAAAGAAACccaagaaaacaaaacgtataagaaTAGTTTGTAATTCCATAATCGTTTTCTTATCTTAAAGTACTTGTCACATGTTGTGTGTTTTTGGAGTAGGAATTCAGGTAAGGTTTGAACGATAACCCTATCATGAAAGGATTATCGAACCAAAATCAACATGCAGACGGAGTGAAAATTGATATCGATTGAACTGAATTGAACCAAAATCGCAGGAATGGAgtgcataaaaaaaaaagaattctaaCTGAATCTATCGCATTCTGAAACTTTAAACAAATCCCACACACAACGGTATATACCTTGTAttaccctaaaaccctaaaactcaCCTTGAGAGATCGAGAGATCGAAAAACTTTTTTAAAACATCCTGAAATCCTAGTAACACCAACTAATCATTGATTTTCAATCGGTCGTTGTATAATTACTTCTTCAATCTTCGTAGTCATCCCAATTCTTTTCACGGTTGGTTTCTACATATAACAGAGCACTCCTATTTTGTTGCCCCCTAAGCCATGTTGCCCCAAAATGGAGCTTTCCCTACTTCCCCTTCAGGACCGGCCCTGTTGTATGTGTAAAGGATTATAAATAAGATAGATATCCAGAGTTGAGTTAGGCTTGAATAAAACTAGAAAATGGTTGTTTTTTTCTTACTGAAAAGGGTGTCTTCTTATCTGGGAGTTCAAGTCATGAAGGAGTACTCCACGGAGATTTGAAGTTCACGAATGTGAATCTCACTTATTACAGTGGCAGATGTTAAAGGCCCTGAACCAGATGGGTGCCAAGGTTTTTCTGAGCCAAAATAGAGCTGCTGCCAGGATGATAATGGAACATTTTTGACGGTTTACTGATTGAGAATTTGAACATGATATGGATTAATACTAATAGTCATTCGAAAAGCTGGTGGATTAACCCTAGCGCCTTGGAGTTTCGTCCTCAACAGTGAATAATAAATGTATCTTTGCTCAGCTTTACTTCTAGTTCGACAAATAGCTTTCTTGAAAATTAATTTTTGCAGTGTGTTGCCTTGCAAGATTGTATTAAACTTAACTCGAAAACGCACTACAGAATTTCCTTTAGTTTTATCTTTCTCCACATTCTCCATATTATCTGACATAAAAACATATCATTAGGATAATATATAGAAATGAATATAACATTGGGGTTTTTCGCGCTTGAAAAGTTCAATGGCAAAGCTGCTATAACTCTGCTCAGTGTCTAGCCATAATTCGTAGAGCTTGTTACAGCCATTACCCAAAGCTTGCAAGCCTTCATCGCATAACTTTCTGCACCGCCGCACGCCGAGGATTTCCAAATTCTTGCAATTCCGACCAATAGCTTCCCATCCTTCTAGCTCTACATCCTTACAGTTTCTTAGGCAGAGTTTCTTTAATAAAGGACAACCTTTTGAAATCGTAACAACTGCTTGAGTATTAATAGATCCTTCTCCAGCCTTGGAAAATTCATAGAAACTTAGATGTTCGAGCCCGCCACCACTAACAACTGCTTTAATCCCCTCTGGTTTAAGTTTGCACATACTTGCTTCAAAACGGGTTAAAGTCTTTGGACACTCAAGAAAGCCAATACCAGTTATTTTGCCGCAAGATCTAATACAAAGTGAATGCAGTTTTCTACAATTTTGTAAGAGAAATCTTATTCCTGAATCAGTTATCGATTCACAACCTGAGAGTCTAACCTCCTCTAAGAATGAACAACATTTTGCCAAGGCCTCTAAACCTTTATCAGTAATATAAAAAGATCCCAAACTTAGGCTGTGAATCGATCCTAAACTTATAGATGTCAAATGAGGAAAGCAAGAAAACATTGAAGAGAATTCGGAATCTGAATTCTTGTAGCAGTGATCTAAGTTCAGATGTTGTACTTTGGATTCAAAACATGGTGGCTTTGATATAAGAAAAGCAGTTATCTCTGGGATATCACTTTTTAGAAACAAATGTTTGAGATACTGGAATCGACCCAACAACTTAAAAAGAACCACCGCAAAGCTTTCATTTTTAGGATCAGCCAACTTTAAGACTTTACAATTGCCGTTTTGAATGTGAAGCCATTGACGACAAGTTAATCCAGAGGAATTACTATCATCTCTAGTTGACTTATGATCTAAAGTTGTTAAACAATTGAATATAATGTTTAGACAGTCATCAGGGAGTTTTGTAATATTGCATGAGGTTCTACGGGTTTCGAGCGGACTGTCAGCATCAGTATCATCGTCGTACACCCTCTCTTGTACTGTTTTTGAAATAGGGATGTTACCTAAGCTTTGGTTGCAATTGCCATTGGATAACAAACTCAtcgtaaaaaaatcttgttgacgCCACCAAACCGAACAAAATCCCGATTCCTGACTCACTGATGCTTCCTGTATAATGCATACAACAAATAAATACAGTAAATACAATTTGAAGTACTAAAACAAGCAAAAATAATATATACCTCTGGTTTCTTCTCCCGTAGTAGGGTATGTGGATACAAATTGCAGAGGTAAGAAGAGTCCGAAGGGTTCTGGTTTAGGGTTTAGGGTATTGGTATTGTGTACTGCTGAATGTTATTTTAATGACCCAGTTAGTTAAGGGATGTCTGACTTAGAACTGAGACAATGCGATAGAGAAATGGGTGCCAAGGTCTTGCAAACTAAAATTGAGCTGCTGGCGGGATGATAGTGGAACATATTAACGATCTGGTGAAGAAAGGCTGTTGGATTAACTCTAATGCCTTGGAGTTCCATCCCTCGACAGGTGCATCACGTATCTTTGGTTAGCTTAATTTAGTTCTAGCTCTAATTAGCTCTGATGGGAAATCATAGATGTTTAGATCTTTATttgtagttgcggaaaatcccacaactacacccaaagAAGTG
The genomic region above belongs to Papaver somniferum cultivar HN1 unplaced genomic scaffold, ASM357369v1 unplaced-scaffold_7, whole genome shotgun sequence and contains:
- the LOC113343889 gene encoding F-box/LRR-repeat protein 12-like, producing the protein MSLLSSGKYNQGFGKIPTAKAVQQGTNNNNDGIEDDGRPCETLRTSYLPDDCLNLIIKCLKTRDRNSFGLTCRQWLNIQNNNQEFLAFRGRKKDGRTSVDDSFPIVLYKLLSRFQHLKYLSLSRSPKITDSVTSKPPFCFESKVQDLRLCYCIKYSDIELSIMFSWFPRLRYISLSRSYITDKGLEALARCCSSLKQVQLWGCQFITDSGIRFLLQNCRELHSLCIGCCTKITGIGFLNYPKTLTRLEASQCRFKSQGVKAIVSGGGIEHLCLLAPYEASINTEALVTISKGCPLLKELILENCENVKLLLGIARIWNPLTCGDAWTDLKDLLILELLLRFQKVALY
- the LOC113343890 gene encoding F-box/LRR-repeat protein 12-like, whose protein sequence is MSLLSNGNCNQSLGNIPISKTVQERVYDDDTDADSPLETRRTSCNITKLPDDCLNIIFNCLTTLDHKSTRDDSNSSGLTCRQWLHIQNGNCKVLKLADPKNESFAVVLFKLLGRFQYLKHLFLKSDIPEITAFLISKPPCFESKVQHLNLDHCYKNSDSEFSSMFSCFPHLTSISLGSIHSLSLGSFYITDKGLEALAKCCSFLEEVRLSGCESITDSGIRFLLQNCRKLHSLCIRSCGKITGIGFLECPKTLTRFEASMCKLKPEGIKAVVSGGGLEHLSFYEFSKAGEGSINTQAVVTISKGCPLLKKLCLRNCKDVELEGWEAIGRNCKNLEILGVRRCRKLCDEGLQALGNGCNKLYELWLDTEQSYSSFAIELFKREKPQCYIHFYILS